From one Enterobacter kobei genomic stretch:
- a CDS encoding sensor histidine kinase, with translation MNMQKQHTLWRWICVRILALAIGSVVLIAFCMWLRFAMQTFWIFHRMPPAVRDEFELLRTHPGMNPARYHEIMDAWWGISYSDPSIASGDWLMVGILVVVMIPFIVVLGLRAARPLSTQFSHLASAAHAVTDGDFHSRAEQVENAPVEVAQFTQDFNAMMMQLARYERELRASHVAMAHELRSPLTAAIGRLQGMIDGVFTPDPGQLSMVMKQLQLLSRLTDELHLLSLADAGQLVLNTSRLDLTTLVRERMAWLTPQAEAAGMQFNLIAERACWCVADPDRLGQAVTIVMENALRYAAEGKILTISVRSTPQGGEIAFQDRGPGVSADFLPVMFERFTRADSSRARHSGGSGLGLSIARVICEAHGGTISAMPGEGAGLIIRLVIPMENARQKGLSL, from the coding sequence ATGAACATGCAAAAACAACACACGCTGTGGCGCTGGATCTGCGTGCGCATTCTGGCTCTGGCTATCGGTTCGGTTGTATTAATCGCCTTTTGTATGTGGCTTCGCTTTGCGATGCAGACGTTCTGGATCTTCCACAGGATGCCGCCGGCAGTTCGTGATGAATTTGAACTGTTGCGCACGCATCCCGGGATGAACCCGGCACGTTATCACGAGATCATGGACGCCTGGTGGGGCATCAGCTATTCAGATCCGTCTATTGCTTCCGGTGACTGGCTGATGGTGGGCATTCTGGTCGTGGTGATGATCCCCTTTATCGTGGTGCTGGGTTTGCGCGCGGCGCGGCCACTCTCAACGCAGTTCAGCCACCTGGCGTCTGCCGCCCATGCGGTAACCGATGGGGATTTTCACAGCCGGGCAGAGCAGGTCGAAAACGCACCGGTGGAGGTGGCGCAGTTTACCCAGGATTTCAATGCGATGATGATGCAACTGGCCCGTTATGAACGTGAACTGAGGGCATCGCATGTTGCCATGGCTCATGAACTCCGTTCGCCGCTGACGGCTGCCATTGGACGTCTCCAGGGGATGATCGACGGGGTGTTCACGCCGGATCCCGGCCAGCTGTCGATGGTAATGAAACAGTTACAGCTATTAAGCCGGTTAACGGATGAACTGCATCTGCTGTCGCTGGCTGATGCCGGTCAGCTGGTGTTAAATACCTCACGTCTTGATCTTACGACGCTGGTGCGCGAACGAATGGCCTGGTTAACACCGCAGGCTGAGGCGGCCGGCATGCAGTTTAACCTCATCGCTGAGCGGGCATGCTGGTGTGTTGCCGATCCAGATCGACTGGGGCAGGCGGTGACTATCGTTATGGAAAATGCGCTTCGCTATGCTGCGGAGGGAAAAATCCTCACCATCAGCGTGCGCAGTACCCCGCAGGGCGGCGAGATAGCCTTTCAGGATCGCGGTCCTGGTGTTTCCGCCGATTTTCTGCCGGTCATGTTTGAACGTTTTACCCGCGCGGACTCTTCACGGGCGCGCCACTCCGGTGGAAGCGGGCTGGGCCTTTCGATCGCCAGGGTAATATGTGAAGCCCACGGCGGCACGATTTCCGCCATGCCGGGGGAGGGCGCAGGATTGATTATCCGGCTTGTGATCCCGATGGAGAACGCCAGACAAAAAGGACTGTCCTTATGA